Proteins encoded in a region of the Salipiger sp. CCB-MM3 genome:
- a CDS encoding response regulator transcription factor, giving the protein MGAVNILVVDDETAVLEILRKGFEAEGWTVHVAQSPSAMFEALKTHSIDLVTLDLVHGQDDGLELARTLRASWNIPILMISGRTGAYDRIRGLESGADDYIAKPFHIREVVLRVRRTLELYGRELSGHDNLLFDHTVFDPERGIVQHFDGTPVDLTGIELKLLELFVRHPGRILSRDEISQSLHGRDWSPEDRTIDGHVARLRRKLGTSPDVVNLIRSVRGVGYVFTGDVQVARSAAATTLRARNRLQ; this is encoded by the coding sequence ATGGGTGCCGTGAATATTCTCGTCGTTGACGACGAGACAGCCGTGCTTGAGATTCTCCGAAAGGGGTTCGAAGCTGAAGGCTGGACGGTGCATGTGGCGCAAAGCCCTTCGGCCATGTTCGAGGCGCTCAAAACCCATTCCATCGATCTCGTCACACTGGATCTGGTGCATGGTCAGGACGATGGCCTTGAACTGGCCCGAACATTGCGGGCGAGCTGGAACATCCCGATCCTGATGATCTCGGGCCGCACCGGCGCTTACGACCGTATTCGGGGGCTGGAATCGGGGGCTGATGATTACATCGCAAAACCCTTCCACATCCGCGAGGTCGTGCTTCGGGTGCGCCGCACGCTGGAGCTATATGGCCGTGAGCTTTCGGGCCACGACAACCTGCTTTTCGATCACACGGTCTTCGACCCAGAGCGCGGCATCGTGCAGCATTTCGATGGAACGCCCGTGGACCTCACCGGTATCGAGCTGAAATTGCTGGAGCTTTTCGTGCGCCACCCGGGCCGCATCCTGAGCCGGGATGAGATCTCCCAGAGCCTGCACGGGCGCGACTGGTCGCCCGAGGATCGCACCATCGACGGCCATGTGGCCCGCCTGCGGCGCAAGCTCGGCACCTCACCCGATGTGGTCAATCTGATCCGATCGGTGCGCGGCGTCGGCTATGTCTTCACCGGCGATGTGCAGGTCGCACGCAGCGCAGCAGCCACGACCCTGCGTGCGCGCAACCGCCTTCAATGA
- a CDS encoding Crp/Fnr family transcriptional regulator: MLDPDSVNAFSAHSARTLYPQDTELVAQGDSCDRVGVIASGLIKLQTLTESGEEHLLQVLRSGQLVSVARNAPSRFSWQTATASEICWMPQKAWESFLTERPQHFQSYMKTTLYQLEQMQLFLINMRGRNTLQRVALWLVEELLNGAEIEAALHVQLSRRDLASLLDMTVETLCRSLRQLQDGGAIRLPKPDRVEIADFTTLQQMAGCSESGAGDIHALPPRGRSQSRGADGWRNAEADNDARRPASRGKPPRRSK; the protein is encoded by the coding sequence TTGCTGGACCCGGATTCAGTTAATGCATTTTCAGCACATAGCGCGCGGACGCTCTATCCGCAGGACACCGAACTTGTGGCGCAGGGCGATAGCTGCGACCGGGTCGGCGTCATCGCCAGCGGGCTGATCAAGCTGCAAACCCTCACCGAAAGTGGCGAAGAACATCTTCTGCAGGTGCTGCGAAGTGGTCAGCTCGTCAGCGTCGCAAGGAATGCGCCCAGCCGGTTTTCGTGGCAGACGGCGACGGCGTCAGAGATCTGCTGGATGCCGCAGAAGGCGTGGGAGAGCTTCTTGACGGAGCGCCCGCAGCACTTCCAGTCGTACATGAAGACGACGCTCTACCAGCTTGAACAGATGCAGTTATTTCTGATCAACATGCGCGGCAGAAACACCCTGCAACGGGTGGCGCTCTGGCTGGTGGAGGAATTGCTGAACGGTGCCGAGATCGAGGCCGCGCTGCACGTCCAGCTTTCGCGGCGCGATCTTGCCTCCTTGCTCGACATGACGGTCGAGACGCTCTGCCGCTCGTTGCGACAGTTGCAGGACGGCGGCGCCATTCGCCTGCCAAAGCCGGACCGGGTGGAGATCGCCGATTTCACCACGCTGCAGCAGATGGCGGGCTGCAGCGAGAGCGGCGCGGGCGACATTCACGCCCTGCCGCCCAGAGGGCGCAGTCAAAGCCGCGGCGCGGACGGCTGGCGCAATGCCGAGGCGGACAATGACGCACGGCGGCCCGCCTCGCGCGGCAAGCCGCCTCGGCGAAGCAAGTGA
- a CDS encoding bifunctional aminoglycoside phosphotransferase/ATP-binding protein gives MTQTQTVAFLSSGAAFEAGATEPVEVVETHGAYVFLCGDTALKLKRAVTYDYMDLSTVELRHEMLLRELDLNAPAAPQIYRDVLPVTRGARGLQLGGSGPVVDWVLRMWRFPAEEEFEAIAARCAFDDALALQTGAAIARYHAAAPERRVSGRRLIAEILAELDRVLAEFAQAPGTETLGTEALPEWQAAARAALAEQGDVLEARGAAGHVRRAHGDLHLRNLVRIDGQPVLFDALEFDETLGTCDVLYDVAFLVMDLCHRGLPRQACRVLDAWLREARGAEDAGLAALPLFLSVRAAIRAMVLLQTDAARRRIGASAAEVSSYLSLAVRALHPPAAVLLAVGGFSGSGKSVLARALAPGLGALPGAVLLSSDLERKQGRSAGRLGAENYALGRREAVYERMLERAAVLLAAGQSVVLDATFTDPALRRAAGAVAQEAGAGFHGLWLEAPVPVLEARVAARHGDASDADVSVLRAQIARGAGDLDEGVAGASVWHRLDASATPAETLAGARRVLGKRLSGKPGADG, from the coding sequence ATGACGCAAACCCAGACAGTGGCCTTCCTGTCGTCCGGCGCGGCCTTCGAGGCGGGAGCAACGGAGCCGGTGGAGGTGGTCGAGACCCACGGCGCCTATGTCTTCCTTTGCGGCGATACCGCGCTGAAACTGAAGCGCGCGGTCACCTATGACTACATGGACCTGAGCACCGTCGAGCTGCGCCATGAGATGCTGTTGCGCGAGTTGGACCTCAACGCGCCCGCCGCGCCGCAGATCTACCGCGACGTTCTGCCGGTGACGCGCGGCGCGCGCGGGCTGCAGCTTGGCGGCAGTGGTCCGGTGGTGGATTGGGTGCTGCGCATGTGGCGCTTTCCTGCGGAGGAGGAGTTTGAGGCCATCGCCGCGCGCTGCGCTTTTGACGATGCGTTGGCGCTGCAGACCGGCGCGGCGATCGCGCGCTACCACGCGGCAGCGCCGGAGCGGCGCGTGTCTGGCCGCAGGCTCATCGCCGAGATACTGGCCGAGCTTGACCGGGTGCTCGCCGAGTTCGCGCAGGCCCCCGGAACCGAGACACTGGGAACCGAGGCTTTGCCCGAATGGCAGGCGGCGGCGCGCGCGGCGCTGGCAGAGCAGGGCGACGTGCTGGAGGCGCGCGGCGCGGCAGGCCACGTGCGCCGTGCTCATGGCGATCTGCACCTGCGCAACCTCGTGCGCATCGACGGCCAGCCGGTGCTGTTCGACGCCTTGGAATTCGACGAGACCTTGGGCACCTGCGATGTGCTCTACGACGTGGCGTTTCTGGTCATGGACCTGTGCCATCGCGGGCTGCCGCGGCAGGCCTGCCGGGTGCTCGACGCATGGCTGCGCGAGGCGCGAGGCGCCGAGGATGCGGGCCTTGCGGCCTTGCCGCTGTTTCTATCGGTCCGGGCGGCGATCCGCGCCATGGTGCTATTGCAGACCGACGCGGCGCGGCGGCGCATTGGCGCGAGTGCGGCCGAGGTGTCGTCTTATCTCTCGCTTGCGGTGCGGGCGCTGCACCCGCCAGCCGCCGTTCTGCTCGCGGTGGGCGGCTTTTCTGGCAGCGGCAAAAGCGTTCTGGCCCGCGCACTTGCGCCCGGTCTAGGGGCCTTGCCCGGCGCGGTGCTGCTGTCCTCGGATCTCGAGCGCAAACAGGGGCGGAGCGCAGGGCGGCTGGGTGCTGAAAACTACGCCTTGGGCCGGCGCGAGGCGGTCTATGAACGCATGTTGGAGCGGGCCGCGGTGCTGCTGGCGGCAGGGCAATCGGTGGTTCTGGATGCGACCTTCACCGACCCGGCACTGCGCAGAGCCGCCGGGGCAGTCGCCCAAGAGGCAGGGGCCGGGTTCCACGGGCTCTGGCTGGAGGCTCCGGTGCCGGTGCTGGAGGCACGGGTCGCCGCCCGCCATGGCGATGCCTCCGACGCGGATGTTTCCGTGCTGCGGGCGCAGATCGCGCGCGGCGCCGGTGATCTGGACGAAGGGGTGGCCGGAGCAAGCGTTTGGCACCGTCTCGACGCCTCGGCCACGCCTGCCGAGACCCTTGCGGGCGCGCGCCGGGTGCTCGGCAAGAGACTGTCCGGCAAGCCCGGCGCTGATGGGTGA